In Candidatus Buchananbacteria bacterium, the DNA window ACACGTAACAGCGGTTCGGTATTTGATGCCCGAACATTAAACCACCAATCCTGATAATACACCGTCAGCCCATCAAGCGTATTTTGCTTACCCGTCTGATATTTCTTTTTGAGCTCACCAATAATCTGTTCAATCTGAGAACGATCAGAAAATTCAATATTTACTTCCGGCGATTTTTGATATGTATAAAACGGTTTAACAATTTCTGAAAGTGCCCGGCCGTCTTCGGACAATAGCTGCAACAAAATCAAAAACGCAATAAACCCCGAATCAGCATAAGCGTTATCGCGAAATGAATAGTGAGCAGACAACTCACCCCCCATGATGCCATTTTGTTCACGCATGGCTTTGCTAATATTAACAAAACCGACTTCAGATAATATTGGCACACCGCCCCACTCCGTAATTTTTTCCGGCACAATCTTTGAACAAATAATGTTATAAACTATTCCCATGCCCGGCTGACGGCTCAAAAATTCTTTAGCTAAAATCAATAATGTGTAATCAGCCCTGATAAACGTGCCTTGTTCATCAACAAAAAATAACCGATCAGTGTCGCCGTCAAAAATTACTCCGAAATCAGCCTGGTGTTCCTTAACCGCCTGAATAATCTGAACCTGACTTTCGGGTAATAATGGGTTTGACGGATGAGCTGGAAAATTTCCATCCAAGACAAAATTTAACTTTATCACTTCAATTGGTAAATGCGGCTCAAGCAACGGAATAATATTTGTAGCCATACCGTTACCCGCATCAATCACCACTCGAAATGGTTTAATTTTTTTCCGATCCACAAATGACAAAACATGATCGGTGTATTTAGGCAATATATCAATTGTCGTCACACGACCCTTTGTATCAGCCAATTCTTCTGACAGATGCAAAACCTCATCTCGCAGATCTTGTCCACGAACCCAGCTCATATTCTGCAACACCATCTTAAAACCATTATATTCCTTAGGATTATGAGAAGCAGTAATCATAATACCGGCTTGATACTTTAAAATCCCAACTGCAAAATAGACTACATCGATTGATACCAAACCAATATCAAGAACATTGGCACCCTCGTCGGTAATGCCGCGAATCAGCTCACGCTTTAACGCCGGGCCGGACACCCGCATGTCCGAACCGACCACCACCTCACTGGCGCCAGACTTTTTAACAAACGCCCGGCCTATCGCATAAGCAGCCGCTTCATTAAGTTCGGCCGGATAGATCCCTCGAATGTCGTAGGCTTTAAAAATCTTTTCGTTAATCATTTCTGCCATAGGGTTGTTAACGGAATTCTCGCCAAATATTTTTCTTCACCTGTATCAGTGCTCCCAGTGCCCACCAGATTAATACTATACTTGCCAGCCACCCCAACAACGGAATATTGCCAAGCGCAGTAAAAACAATCAAACCAAGCACTAACGGCAAAATCAACGAACCCTTGTGTTTTTTCTCCTTGCTAAAGTTCGTAATAATCCATAAGCCTAATGCCAAAGCAGCGAACACTTTGGTGGCATAAATTAAGATCAAATATAGCGGCAATGCCAGCAATGCCAGAGGGATGCCGATGATAGTCAAAAATAAGATGATAATACCAACCGGAATAGCAAAAAAGTACAGGGCACCCCAGCCAATAGACGGCCAAATATTTTTCGTCATTTCATCATAAACATCCAAGACAATCTTAGGGACTAAACTGACTAAAATAATTCCCAAAACCACTAAACTGAAAAAACCGACGATTTTGAAAAACATTTGTAACGGCCAAAACGCCTGGCGCCAATTGGCAGTATGAGGGCCGGTTAA includes these proteins:
- a CDS encoding phosphomannomutase/phosphoglucomutase, translated to MAEMINEKIFKAYDIRGIYPAELNEAAAYAIGRAFVKKSGASEVVVGSDMRVSGPALKRELIRGITDEGANVLDIGLVSIDVVYFAVGILKYQAGIMITASHNPKEYNGFKMVLQNMSWVRGQDLRDEVLHLSEELADTKGRVTTIDILPKYTDHVLSFVDRKKIKPFRVVIDAGNGMATNIIPLLEPHLPIEVIKLNFVLDGNFPAHPSNPLLPESQVQIIQAVKEHQADFGVIFDGDTDRLFFVDEQGTFIRADYTLLILAKEFLSRQPGMGIVYNIICSKIVPEKITEWGGVPILSEVGFVNISKAMREQNGIMGGELSAHYSFRDNAYADSGFIAFLILLQLLSEDGRALSEIVKPFYTYQKSPEVNIEFSDRSQIEQIIGELKKKYQTGKQNTLDGLTVYYQDWWFNVRASNTEPLLRVTVEADTQEILDSNLADLLAFINKAK